The Archocentrus centrarchus isolate MPI-CPG fArcCen1 chromosome 3, fArcCen1, whole genome shotgun sequence sequence CTCAATGAGCTCAGCAGGGGGGAAATAAACACTCTGCATGCTGTCTGAACTGTAGAGGGCGCCCCGACCCAGGTGCTGTTGCGGAGAGATTCTGCATCCTTCAGGATGAGTTACGAGTGTGGAGTGCATCAGCTTTCCTCCATAGTAAAAACTGATCATCATTTGGCACAAGgctgtaaagaaaaacatttggtcgggtaaataaatgaaaacaaatgtaacaaaaataatacaatataGATGTTGTGTAACCTTCAAGGCTCATCGACAAGCAGATGCCATAAGGTATTTTCATGaataacaataaacaaaaatacctGAACTGAGACTGCTTGATGGCAAAGGGTCCTGATGCAATGGGAAAGCTGTGaaatagaggaggaagaggtgtgTTAAGGCCTCTTTTCAAAGCACTGGACACAACCAGTGTCATGTCTTTACTTTGCTGCATCATCAGAAACACAATTTCTCTATTACAATCTCACGAAGAAATAACCACCCTAGTCAGCAAAGTTTAACAGGATGTTAGTCAATTCTTCCATTGCAGAATTCAACAGTCAAGTAAATAACCTCCATCTAGCACCCACAAATGCAGGGACACTGAGTTTTCCATTGGGGTTATTTTGCAAACAAATTAAAGCTTAAGTCTCTCAAAAGCGGAACTGAGTGTCACAACAACAGTGTTATACATGAAGGCTGAGACAAAAAAACACAGGCACGCTGATAGCCACAACACTGGCCAAACTGTGAACTTCATCATTTAATCTAGTTGTGCGTTGTATTGTAAACTGGGTACAAAGTAAAATCTTACCATTGATGCTGCCCTGGGACCAATACTCTGGACTGGCTTGGATGCTACAGCCTTCCTCCTGCAAAaggacaataataaaataagatgTCAACAAGCACCTTTGTACACTTTACAGCTGTGAAGAAGTGGGATGGTGTTCACACTGAGTGCAGCAAGCATGAACCCTATGAAGCGTCGCAGGAGACGGCGCAGTGTggtaaggggaaaaaaaagtgacaagAAAGCTAAGTGGCAATAAAGGCTAAGTGCATCTAAAGATGtctgtggggggtggggtgacaAAGATTTAAAGTTAGATATAGTCTCACCTCTTTAATGAGCTCTTCTAGCTCAGGGCTGCAGTCCATATCTGTAATCTCACCAGAGCTGGTGGTAGCTGTCACAGCCATCATTGGGCTTTTGCCATCTGTGGGTGAAAGAATAGCACACGGTGACTTAGTTCAAAGTGCAAACATTGCCAGTTAATCAGCTGCACTGACTTTTAATTATTCAGAGCTATAGGAATTGCAATCTGCAGCACATATTTTGCTCTCAGTTCTAATCACAAGTGAAAAAGTATTATTGCTAATTGTGTGATAATAGAGATAATACAGTGTATGGTGAGATATGTCACAATAGCATAAACTCACGCTTTTGCTCTTCTTCAGGAACAATGCGGTATACTTTATAAGGCTCAGAGATGTCAAGCTGTGACCTCTCAGTCACCTCCTCAAAGTCAGGACTTTTATTCAGGGCACATCGAAGTCTGGTCTTCCATGTTGCAGGCTCAGCTTTGTCCCCCTCCTTATACTTGCCTTTAAACACAGCCCAGGCCtgtgaggattaaaaaaaaacaagtgtatATTAAAACTGAAGAATTTAAGAAGAGacatgaaaatatgtttttaaactcttcttaagaaagaaagaaagaaaacctgaTTCACAATTAATCCAAATTTATCGACACTTCACAAGACCttaactttaattaaaaaaaaaaagtgccaacaATTCCATTACAGTCTAAATGacgatcacacacacacaatcagacTTATGATACAGAAGCGCCGGACAGCTTTAAGAATCTCTACCAAGTTCTGGTTTTAGCGCGCAGCGCTACCAAACTAAAAATGCTCAACGCGAATCTTTAAATGGGACAACATAAGAGTGTTTTTGAACCTTAAAAATGGATGCGTCAACTTCTTGGTTGTAATCCTGTTTTCCTGCGTGTTTCCACGGAATTCGGAACATAGTGCGGCTTTCATCCTCCCACTGGAGTCCAGAATACTGCGCACTTTGGATCTGCTCCATCAGCCATTGCTTCAATCTCCGACCTCCCGAGTTTGACATCTTGATAGTGGAAACTCTCTGCTTAGATGGCTCCTTTGTATCTAAATGTGAAGGATATAGTTTATTAGTTTACCCTTTTTAGGACGTCGTGAAAATGTCTCACTCGAGTCAAATTTTATAAAACGTGAATCATCTTCTCCAAAAGAGAAATCAAAAGTAAAAACACTTACAGATTGACAGGTAGATGAGCTCTTGACACGGCTTGTGATCTTGAAAGGTGGCTCAGTGTCAGATTTAATCAAGTGAGTTCTTCGCAACACACGCCTTTAAACTTTATTGCGCTCCGTGTCATGAATGAATATATTTGGGGCAGGATTTGACAACGCTGCCACACTCAGACCAATGAGAGTACTGACGCTCCAGTGAGACGGCCCATACCGGAAGAGTTGTTCTTCTAACCGTGGGCATTTACAAGAAATGGCCTGACAAAAACGATGGTTGTAAAGCTGTTGCCCACGCTAAATACTGCGTGGACTCGGCGCTATGAATAAACCCGTAAAGTCACAAGTTACCTTGTGCTTTGGGGGATTTCTACTCTCCAGACCAAGGTACTACATCCCTCTGCACCCACTCACCCTGTAATGAGAAAGTTCAGAAAGCTGTGCAGGTAAAATTGGTCAGCTGTCAGTGCGATGGTGAGGTGCACTGATTCCATTTGACAAAGACCCCTGGGAGATATTACcgtgattttatttaaaattgtttagtttgttatttAAAAGTGATGATATGTGAAAtattattctaaaaaaaaaaagagtgaggcACAGcgtattattaaaaaaaaaagccatttacTATTAATCTTTGTCTATCATAAAATCCCTGTGACATCATTTAGGGACTAATGTGGAGCTGAAAGATGTTTCTGTTAACCTGTTACTGTAAC is a genomic window containing:
- the irf8 gene encoding interferon regulatory factor 8, whose translation is MSNSGGRRLKQWLMEQIQSAQYSGLQWEDESRTMFRIPWKHAGKQDYNQEVDASIFKAWAVFKGKYKEGDKAEPATWKTRLRCALNKSPDFEEVTERSQLDISEPYKVYRIVPEEEQKHGKSPMMAVTATTSSGEITDMDCSPELEELIKEEEGCSIQASPEYWSQGSINAFPLHQDPLPSSSLSSALCQMMISFYYGGKLMHSTLVTHPEGCRISPQQHLGRGALYSSDSMQSVYFPPAELIEFERQRYVTRKLLGHLERGVLVRANQEGIYIKRLCQSRVFWSGLGEVGSQYGSMPGKLDRDAVVKIFDTGRFLQALQLYQEGQIPAPDPTVTLCFGEELNDHNSAKSKLIIVQITAVNCQHLLETMNVRRSQPYCNNPNLEMPDEVVTDQMARIYQDLCSYSGTQRPACYRDNMPITA